One region of Chanodichthys erythropterus isolate Z2021 chromosome 17, ASM2448905v1, whole genome shotgun sequence genomic DNA includes:
- the lin37 gene encoding protein lin-37 homolog, which produces MLHCKIKTEKTDAGARNRLDTVLQGLVERSDSEREQNEEDSGKMVADPLSKDLSPSSAGKRPSSRFPQHRRKKRKEMDDGLAETNQHKQNAYIIKLFDRSVDLAQFSTTTPLYPICRAWMRNNPSMRERTAPSPPHSSGEDEMTDMLNGKGQNVYRLPPPVSCPVGSAGEPVNLRIPPVEKPAESQSVDTAAGTSPLIFSHIKRWKKIRQKWKEASSKNQLRYSESIKILKEMYER; this is translated from the exons ATGCTTCACTGTAAAATCAAGACTGAAAAAACGG ATGCTGGGGCTCGAAACCGCCTTGATACAGTATTGCAAGGTCTGGTTGAGAGGAGCGACAGTGAGAG GGAGCAGAATGAAGAGGATTCTGGTAAAATGGTGGCAGACCCTTTGAGCAA GGATTTGTCACCTTCTTCTGCAGGGAAAAG GCCATCATCACGATTCCCACAACACAGAAGGAAAAAGCGTAAAGAAATGGATGATGGTCTGGCAGAAACCAACCAGCACAAACAAA ATGCATATATTATCAAGTTATTTGACCGCAGTGTGGACTTGGCTCAGTTCAGCACCACCACACCGCTCTATCCCATTTGTCGGGCGTGGATGAGAAACAATCCTTCTATGCGAGAGAGAACTGCGCCCAGCCCCCCTCACAGCTCCGGGGAGGACGAG ATGACTGACATGCTGAATGGCAAAGGACAGAATGTGTACAGGCTTCCTCCACCTGTTTCCTGTCCAGTAGGTTCAGCTGGTGAACCTGTTAATCTCAGAATTCCACCTGTAGAGAAGCCTGCAGAGAGCCAG tctgTAGACACTGCAGCAGGCACCTCACCACTTATCTTCAGTCATATCAAACGCTGGAAGAAAATTAGACAGAA GTGGAAGGAGGCTTCAAGCAAGAACCAGCTGCGATACAGCGAGAGCATTAAAATCCTTAAGGAAATGTATGAACGTTAG
- the LOC137004209 gene encoding ladderlectin-like, translating to MAMLRSLILLFIIFSMGNAEVEKCPYGWTNFGLRCFKFYSQAVDWITAERNCQSLDANLASVHNKLENDFLLSLLPSSSTRSWLGGHDGEKEGQWMWSDGTVYDYTNWNSGEPNNGLGGGVENCLEISYASTRFWNDTPCSSQISYICVTDP from the exons ATGGCAATGCTGAGAAGTCTAattcttctttttattatcTTCTCCATGGGGAATGCAGAAG TTGAAAAATGCCCCTATGGATGGACAAATTTTGGACTCCGGTGCTTCAAGTTCTACTCTCAGGCGGTTGACTGGATCACAGCAGAG AGAAACTGCCAAAGTCTTGATGCAAATCTCGCATCTGTGCATAACAAACTGGAAAATGATTTTCTGCTGAGTCTGTTGCCTTCTTCTTCCACACGTTCTTGGCTTGGTGGTCATGATGGTGAGAAA GAAGGACAGTGGATGTGGAGTGATGGAACTGTGTATGACTATACCAACTGGAACTCCGGAGAACCTAACAATGGCCTTGGAGGTGGGGTCGAGAACTGTCTGGAGATCAGCTACGCCT CTACCCGTTTCTGGAACGATACGCCCTGTTCAAGCCAAATTTCCTATATTTGTGTTACAGACCCGTGA